Proteins from a genomic interval of Nocardia sp. BMG51109:
- a CDS encoding NAD(P)/FAD-dependent oxidoreductase → MTTETVENRRHRVVVIGSGFGGLFACKHLRHADVDVVLISKTSTHLFQPLLYQVATGILSTGEIAPATRLVLRKYNNVQVILGEVHDIDLVNRTVTSELLNEDTVTSFDSLIVATGAQQSYFGNDQFATYAPGMKTIDDALELRARILGSFEEAELAKTQEARDRFLTFVVVGAGPTGVELAGQIAELSDRTLEGTFRNIDPRDARVVLLEGAGAVLAPMGPKLGGKAHRRLEKMGVEVQLNAMVTGVDARGVTVKDKDGSERRIEAACKVWSAGVQASGLGKILAEQSEGTETDRAGRVVVEPDLTIKGYPNVFVVGDLMSVPNVPGQAQGAIQGATYAAKQIKAELAGKQTPQQRKAFHYLNKGSMATVSRYNAVCQIGKLEFGGFFAWLAWLVLHLYYLIGYRSRFITVFQWFFAFLGRNRGQMAATEQWVFARLALEAMNGNEENGRETRAELRGKDPVTDRPGGGTRSGGDTSAAGKSAATPTEHKAG, encoded by the coding sequence ATGACAACCGAGACTGTCGAGAACCGGCGCCACCGCGTGGTGGTGATCGGATCCGGCTTCGGCGGCTTGTTCGCGTGCAAGCATCTCAGGCATGCCGATGTCGACGTCGTGCTGATTTCGAAGACCTCCACCCACCTGTTCCAGCCGCTGCTCTACCAGGTGGCCACCGGCATCCTGTCCACCGGCGAGATCGCGCCCGCCACCCGGCTGGTGTTGCGCAAGTACAACAACGTCCAGGTGATCCTCGGCGAGGTGCACGACATCGACCTGGTGAACCGCACCGTCACCTCCGAACTGCTGAACGAGGACACCGTCACCTCGTTCGACAGCCTGATCGTGGCGACCGGCGCCCAGCAGTCCTATTTCGGCAACGACCAGTTCGCCACCTACGCCCCCGGCATGAAGACCATCGACGACGCCCTCGAGCTCCGCGCCCGCATCCTGGGCTCGTTCGAGGAGGCCGAGCTCGCCAAGACGCAGGAGGCGCGCGACCGGTTCCTCACCTTCGTGGTGGTCGGCGCCGGGCCCACCGGCGTCGAGCTGGCCGGGCAGATCGCCGAACTCTCCGATCGCACGCTCGAGGGCACCTTCCGCAACATCGATCCGCGCGACGCCCGGGTGGTCCTGCTCGAGGGCGCCGGGGCCGTACTCGCGCCGATGGGCCCGAAGCTGGGCGGCAAGGCACATCGCCGGCTGGAGAAGATGGGCGTGGAGGTCCAGCTGAACGCCATGGTGACGGGCGTCGACGCCCGCGGCGTGACGGTCAAGGACAAGGACGGCAGCGAGCGGCGGATCGAGGCCGCGTGCAAGGTGTGGTCGGCCGGCGTCCAGGCCAGCGGGCTGGGCAAGATCCTCGCCGAGCAGTCCGAGGGCACCGAGACCGACCGCGCCGGGCGCGTCGTGGTCGAACCGGATCTGACCATCAAGGGGTACCCGAACGTCTTCGTGGTCGGCGACCTGATGTCGGTGCCGAACGTGCCCGGGCAGGCGCAGGGCGCGATCCAGGGCGCCACCTACGCCGCCAAGCAGATCAAGGCCGAGCTGGCCGGCAAGCAGACGCCGCAGCAGCGCAAGGCGTTCCACTACCTGAACAAGGGCAGCATGGCGACCGTGTCGCGGTACAACGCGGTCTGCCAGATCGGCAAGCTCGAGTTCGGCGGGTTCTTCGCCTGGCTGGCCTGGCTGGTGCTGCACCTGTACTACCTGATCGGCTACCGCAGCCGGTTCATCACCGTGTTCCAGTGGTTCTTCGCCTTCCTCGGGCGCAACCGCGGTCAGATGGCCGCCACCGAGCAGTGGGTGTTCGCGCGGCTGGCGCTGGAGGCGATGAACGGCAACGAGGAGAACGGGCGCGAGACGCGTGCCGAACTCCGCGGTAAGGACCCCGTCACCGACCGCCCCGGCGGTGGAACCCGTTCGGGCGGCGACACATCGGCGGCCGGCAAGTCCGCCGCCACCCCTACCGAGCACAAGGCCGGATAG
- a CDS encoding TetR/AcrR family transcriptional regulator produces the protein MTRDTSRRPGRPPGPPPDPARRRAEILDAAERVVARAGTHITIAQVAAEAGYARTAVYAVFPDLPALIDALAQRHMEGVITAADAVLAQPLPARELLRAIVRLMSDVVEADPNLHHVMMQRLESGDTEHRPFFTRVSDWATAVFDIILRRVGADPELARIWATATVGAILMSAEAWSQDPARSREDFVDQLTAFLWPTVESVGGDRLVGPISVDELAALRGRADGTSSS, from the coding sequence GTGACAAGGGACACATCGCGGCGACCGGGGCGTCCGCCCGGTCCGCCGCCCGATCCGGCCCGGCGCCGCGCGGAGATCCTCGACGCCGCCGAACGAGTGGTCGCGCGCGCGGGCACGCACATCACGATCGCCCAGGTGGCGGCTGAGGCCGGATATGCGCGCACCGCCGTGTACGCGGTGTTCCCGGACCTCCCCGCGCTGATCGACGCCCTCGCGCAGCGGCACATGGAGGGCGTCATCACCGCCGCCGACGCCGTGCTCGCCCAGCCCCTGCCCGCCCGCGAGCTGCTGCGCGCTATCGTGCGGCTGATGTCGGATGTCGTCGAGGCCGACCCGAACCTGCACCACGTGATGATGCAGCGGCTGGAGAGCGGCGACACCGAGCACCGCCCGTTCTTCACGCGTGTCTCCGATTGGGCCACCGCGGTTTTCGACATCATCCTGCGCCGCGTGGGCGCCGATCCGGAGCTTGCGCGGATCTGGGCGACGGCGACCGTCGGCGCCATCCTGATGTCGGCGGAGGCCTGGTCACAGGATCCGGCCCGGTCCCGCGAGGACTTCGTCGACCAGCTCACGGCCTTCCTGTGGCCCACCGTCGAGAGCGTCGGGGGCGACCGGCTGGTCGGGCCGATCTCGGTCGACGAGCTGGCCGCCCTTCGAGGACGCGCCGACGGCACGAGTTCATCGTGA
- a CDS encoding cytochrome P450 codes for MVSVDARAQRAESTHADRENLGFFEAPDSHPIDRMLRRIPARERTLANPPTGSGHRAVTGDIGVPYFGRSLHYLRWGPAEMVERYQRYGPVSYAPSLGLDRVMVAGPDAVDEVMGKRRNDFGQGWDYLIGSFFRRGLLLLEFSEHMFHRRIMQQAFTRERLEAHLAGVAPAVDAAIGRWAHAGSRRLRLYPTVKDMTLDVAAETFMGVRTGPERARLGQAFLDCTHAPLSIVRHRVPGGAWRAGLRGRKVLEEYFTRMLPDKRRAAGGDVSGGDFSGGDFSGGDFFSALCHARTEDGETFSDADVVNHMIFLIMAAHDTTTTTATAVAYYLGRHPEWQQRVRAEALALRERTGGAPPTIADLDTLHDLDLVIRESLRLVPPVPGLVRRAVRDTEVAGRYIPAGTHIDVAYVVNHLSPELWSRPARFDPERFGAQRREDKSHRLAWMPFGAGAHKCVGMHFGVFEVKVIIAAMVRDYEWRIPDDYLMPWGFTTIPFPRDGAPMLLRRRI; via the coding sequence ATGGTCAGCGTCGACGCACGCGCACAGCGTGCCGAATCAACGCATGCCGATCGGGAGAATCTCGGCTTCTTCGAGGCACCGGACAGTCACCCGATCGATCGGATGCTGCGCCGGATCCCGGCGCGCGAGCGGACGTTGGCCAATCCGCCCACCGGGAGCGGGCACCGCGCGGTGACGGGCGATATCGGGGTGCCGTACTTCGGTCGCTCGCTGCATTATCTGCGCTGGGGGCCGGCCGAGATGGTGGAGCGCTACCAGCGCTACGGTCCGGTCAGCTACGCCCCGTCCCTGGGCTTGGACCGGGTCATGGTGGCCGGACCGGATGCGGTCGACGAGGTGATGGGCAAGCGGCGCAACGACTTCGGACAGGGCTGGGACTATCTGATCGGCTCGTTCTTCCGGCGCGGCCTGCTGCTGCTGGAGTTCTCCGAGCACATGTTCCACCGGCGGATCATGCAGCAGGCGTTCACCCGGGAGCGGCTGGAGGCGCATCTGGCCGGGGTGGCGCCGGCGGTGGACGCCGCCATCGGCCGGTGGGCGCACGCGGGTTCGCGGCGGCTGCGGTTGTATCCGACGGTGAAGGATATGACCCTCGACGTCGCGGCCGAGACGTTCATGGGGGTGCGCACCGGACCGGAGCGCGCGCGGCTGGGACAGGCGTTCCTGGACTGCACACACGCGCCGCTGTCGATCGTGCGGCACCGGGTGCCGGGCGGCGCGTGGCGGGCCGGGCTGCGCGGCCGAAAGGTGTTGGAGGAGTACTTCACCCGGATGCTGCCGGACAAGCGGCGGGCGGCGGGTGGTGATGTCTCGGGCGGCGATTTCTCGGGCGGCGATTTCTCGGGCGGCGATTTCTTCAGCGCGCTGTGCCACGCCCGCACCGAGGACGGCGAGACGTTCTCCGACGCGGACGTGGTGAACCACATGATCTTCCTGATCATGGCCGCGCACGACACCACGACCACCACCGCCACCGCGGTCGCCTACTACCTGGGCCGGCATCCGGAATGGCAGCAGCGGGTGCGGGCCGAGGCGCTGGCGCTGCGGGAGCGGACCGGCGGCGCCCCGCCGACCATCGCGGATCTGGACACCCTGCACGATCTGGACCTGGTGATCCGGGAGAGCCTGCGGCTGGTGCCGCCGGTGCCGGGCCTGGTGCGGCGCGCGGTGCGCGACACCGAGGTGGCCGGGCGTTACATCCCGGCCGGTACGCACATCGACGTCGCCTACGTGGTCAACCACCTGTCGCCCGAGTTGTGGTCGCGTCCGGCGCGTTTCGATCCGGAGCGATTCGGCGCGCAACGGCGCGAGGACAAATCGCACCGGCTGGCCTGGATGCCGTTCGGCGCGGGCGCGCACAAGTGCGTCGGCATGCACTTCGGGGTGTTCGAGGTGAAGGTGATCATCGCCGCGATGGTGCGCGACTACGAATGGCGGATCCCCGACGACTACCTGATGCCGTGGGGATTCACCACCATTCCGTTCCCGCGCGACGGCGCGCCGATGCTGCTGCGCCGGCGGATCTAG
- the recC gene encoding exodeoxyribonuclease V subunit gamma: MALHIHRAERAETLAGALASVLAGPPDDPFRPDIVAVSAKGAERWLNQRLAGVLGAVSGDGISANIAYPTPSALVAAALAEATGVPADDDPWAADRLVWALLRVLDAAVAEPWCAVPARHLGADGAGPTHRSGRRFATAARIAALFEGYATQRPGLILDWAAGADTDGCGAALPEDLRWQPELWRRLRAELGTPSPAERLETACARIRSEPSVVDLPERLSLFGVTRLTADQLAVLSALGAGRDVHLWVVHPSPGMWAAVPEESGPGVGRGVDLPGSSGRGVDLPGSSGRGADPDGNSGRAGAGGSIGATGESGVAAGAPRVFDDSALAVAHPLLAALGRDVRELRQRLRALGPVIDTHHPADDEFSSGTLLSDLQAGISGDLWPPRERPADGTVGVHACHGPARQVEVLRDVLLGVFAADPTLEPRDVVVLCPDVESYAPLVRAAFGQPQAESGTRAAHPAHGLRVRLADRTSGTANPVLAVLADLFGLADGRVSVTEVLDLAAAEPVRLRCGFDDDDIERLREWAAETGARWGIGQRQRQAFGLGDFAQNTLNAAVDRILLGVAAGESSEDWLDLVLPLEDVDSGDVDLAGRFAEFTDRLAVCVRDLRGPTPAEPAGSGRPAHEWVQVLVRALDLLTDVTYAQTWQAVQARRELTSALEYAGDISLRLSDIAALLQSRIAGRSTRVNFRTGELTVCALSPLRSVPHRVVVLLGLDDDVFPRPGGVDGDDVLAREPRVGERDARSEDRQLLLDAIMAAGEKLVVLHTGADPVTGAYRPPAIPVAELLDVLRAHAGGLDAVVTRHPLQAFDSRNFEPARPFSFDAVALAGARASARPAREQAAFLPGPLPAAARTDVALAELVSFAEHPVRAFLWQRLGIRVPEEEDEIDERLPIELDGLTKWNMGERMLAARLTGADPAALRAAEWRRGTLPAFGLGAAVLTEVEDTVDRLVRVARPIHEVPSWTMDVAVDLGDGRLLSGTVADVHDDAVVRTTFSRLAPKHRIAAWVRVLALAATERTRGWQAVSIGRGKFGRPTWRSTLTAPDAATAQALLRDLAELRDTGLAEPLPVAPTASAVYAERRCQGASLDDARLAAEQEFLGGPNGPKAFGDHTDRYLRYVWGSAPRLEDLETPLSDPDPSGETTRFGALARRLWNPLLATESQGQP; this comes from the coding sequence ATGGCGCTGCACATCCACCGAGCCGAGCGGGCGGAGACGCTCGCCGGCGCGCTGGCATCGGTGCTGGCCGGGCCGCCGGACGACCCGTTCCGGCCGGATATCGTCGCGGTGTCGGCCAAGGGGGCCGAGCGCTGGCTGAATCAGCGACTGGCCGGTGTGCTGGGTGCGGTGTCGGGCGACGGAATCTCGGCGAACATCGCGTATCCGACGCCGTCGGCCCTGGTGGCGGCCGCGCTCGCGGAGGCGACCGGGGTGCCCGCCGACGACGATCCGTGGGCGGCCGACCGGCTGGTGTGGGCGCTGTTGCGGGTGCTGGACGCGGCGGTCGCCGAGCCGTGGTGCGCGGTGCCGGCCCGCCATCTGGGCGCCGACGGCGCCGGGCCGACACATCGGTCGGGCCGCCGTTTCGCCACGGCGGCGCGGATCGCGGCACTGTTCGAGGGTTACGCGACCCAGCGGCCCGGCCTGATCCTCGACTGGGCCGCAGGCGCGGATACCGACGGGTGCGGGGCCGCGCTGCCCGAGGATCTGCGCTGGCAGCCCGAGTTGTGGCGGCGGCTGCGCGCCGAACTCGGCACGCCGAGTCCGGCGGAGCGGCTCGAGACCGCTTGCGCGCGAATCCGTTCGGAGCCGTCGGTGGTCGATCTTCCGGAGCGGCTTTCGCTGTTCGGGGTGACCAGGCTCACCGCCGATCAGCTGGCGGTGCTGTCGGCGCTCGGCGCGGGGCGCGACGTGCACCTGTGGGTGGTGCACCCGAGCCCGGGCATGTGGGCGGCTGTGCCGGAGGAGTCCGGCCCGGGTGTCGGGCGCGGTGTGGATCTGCCCGGGAGTTCTGGGCGCGGTGTGGATCTGCCCGGGAGTTCCGGGCGCGGTGCGGACCCGGACGGGAACTCCGGGCGAGCGGGGGCGGGCGGATCTATCGGCGCGACAGGGGAATCCGGTGTCGCGGCCGGGGCGCCGCGGGTGTTCGACGACAGCGCGCTGGCCGTGGCGCATCCGCTGCTCGCGGCGCTCGGGCGGGATGTCCGTGAATTGCGGCAGCGGCTGCGGGCGCTGGGGCCGGTGATCGATACCCATCATCCCGCCGACGATGAATTCTCCTCGGGCACACTGCTTTCCGATCTGCAAGCCGGAATCAGCGGCGATCTCTGGCCGCCGCGCGAGCGGCCCGCCGACGGCACCGTGGGGGTGCACGCCTGCCACGGACCGGCGCGGCAGGTCGAGGTGCTGCGCGATGTGCTGCTCGGCGTATTCGCCGCCGATCCGACGCTGGAACCGCGCGACGTCGTGGTGTTGTGCCCCGACGTGGAGAGCTATGCGCCGCTGGTGCGCGCGGCGTTCGGGCAGCCGCAGGCCGAGAGCGGCACGCGCGCGGCGCATCCGGCGCACGGTCTGCGGGTGCGGCTGGCCGACCGGACGTCCGGCACGGCCAATCCGGTGCTGGCGGTGCTGGCGGATCTGTTCGGGCTGGCCGACGGCCGGGTGAGCGTCACCGAGGTGCTGGATCTCGCTGCGGCCGAACCGGTCCGGCTGCGGTGCGGATTCGATGACGACGATATCGAGCGGCTACGCGAATGGGCGGCCGAGACCGGGGCGCGGTGGGGGATCGGGCAGCGGCAGCGGCAGGCGTTCGGGCTCGGCGACTTCGCGCAGAACACGCTGAACGCCGCGGTCGATCGCATCCTGCTCGGTGTCGCCGCGGGCGAATCCTCCGAGGACTGGCTGGATCTGGTGCTGCCGCTGGAGGATGTCGACTCCGGCGACGTGGATCTGGCCGGGCGGTTCGCGGAGTTCACCGACCGGCTCGCGGTGTGCGTGCGCGACCTGCGCGGCCCGACCCCGGCCGAGCCGGCGGGCTCGGGCCGCCCGGCGCACGAGTGGGTCCAGGTGCTGGTCCGTGCGCTGGATCTGCTCACCGACGTCACCTACGCGCAGACCTGGCAGGCGGTGCAGGCGCGCCGCGAGCTGACCTCGGCGCTCGAGTACGCCGGCGATATTTCGTTGCGGCTCAGCGATATTGCCGCGCTGTTGCAGTCGCGGATCGCGGGCCGGTCGACGCGCGTGAACTTCCGCACCGGCGAGCTGACCGTCTGCGCGCTGTCGCCGCTGCGGTCGGTGCCGCATCGGGTGGTGGTGCTGCTCGGCCTCGACGACGACGTCTTCCCGCGCCCGGGCGGTGTCGACGGCGACGACGTCCTGGCGCGCGAGCCCCGGGTGGGCGAGCGGGACGCGCGCAGCGAGGACCGGCAGCTGCTGCTCGACGCCATCATGGCGGCCGGGGAGAAGCTGGTGGTGCTGCACACCGGCGCCGACCCGGTGACGGGCGCGTACCGGCCGCCGGCGATTCCGGTCGCCGAACTGCTGGACGTGCTGCGCGCGCACGCGGGCGGGCTGGACGCGGTGGTGACCCGGCATCCGTTGCAGGCCTTCGACAGTCGAAACTTCGAACCCGCGCGGCCGTTCAGCTTCGACGCGGTGGCGCTGGCGGGCGCGCGGGCGTCGGCACGCCCGGCGCGCGAACAGGCCGCCTTCCTGCCCGGACCGCTGCCCGCCGCGGCGCGAACGGATGTCGCACTGGCGGAACTGGTGTCGTTCGCCGAACATCCGGTGCGCGCGTTCCTGTGGCAGCGCCTGGGCATCCGGGTGCCGGAGGAAGAGGACGAGATCGACGAGCGGCTGCCGATCGAACTCGACGGCCTCACCAAGTGGAATATGGGCGAGCGGATGCTGGCGGCACGGTTGACCGGCGCCGACCCGGCCGCGCTGCGGGCCGCGGAGTGGCGGCGCGGCACGCTGCCGGCGTTCGGTCTGGGCGCGGCGGTGCTGACCGAGGTGGAGGACACCGTCGACCGGCTGGTACGAGTGGCCCGCCCGATCCACGAGGTGCCCTCGTGGACCATGGATGTCGCGGTGGATCTGGGTGACGGCCGATTGCTCAGCGGGACGGTCGCCGACGTGCACGACGACGCCGTGGTGCGCACGACCTTCTCGCGGCTGGCCCCGAAACACCGGATCGCGGCGTGGGTGCGGGTGCTGGCGCTGGCGGCGACCGAGCGCACCCGCGGCTGGCAGGCGGTGAGCATCGGCCGCGGCAAGTTCGGCCGTCCCACCTGGCGTTCGACGCTGACCGCGCCCGACGCCGCCACGGCACAGGCGCTGCTGCGCGATCTGGCGGAACTGCGCGACACCGGCCTGGCCGAACCGCTGCCGGTCGCCCCGACGGCCTCGGCGGTCTACGCCGAACGCCGCTGCCAGGGTGCGAGCCTCGACGACGCGCGACTGGCCGCGGAACAGGAATTTCTCGGCGGGCCGAACGGTCCCAAGGCATTCGGCGACCACACCGACCGCTACCTGCGCTATGTCTGGGGTTCGGCCCCCCGCCTGGAGGACCTGGAAACCCCGCTGTCCGACCCCGACCCGTCCGGCGAGACGACCCGCTTCGGCGCCCTGGCCCGCCGCCTGTGGAACCCGTTGCTGGCCACCGAATCCCAGGGGCAGCCATGA
- a CDS encoding UvrD-helicase domain-containing protein — translation MPEAVVSVDDPDIAADSVRASGVGSHTPAAVLPEAQGHARAVGSEGDAARSGDAGERFELCGPLPAGTTVLEASAGTGKTYAIVGLAVRFVAEAGVDVSQLLLVTFSRAATQELRERTRDKFVAVAAALADPAVARDSDDELIRHLAAGDPAEAGRRRARLLSALSDFDSGTIATTHSFCQRMLDELGLAGERDPRVRLVENVDDLVATVADDLFLARYARGGPPFSVKEAHRLAIAAVNDRHARLAPDEEIGDDPAAERVAFAAAVRAETERRKRLSGIRDFDDLLVLLHDVLADPAHGERARRRIRERYRVALVDEFQDTDPLQWDILRRVFHGHTTLVLVGDPKQAIYAFRGAEVLSYLDAVAHADTRRELTTNRRSDAGLLGALEHVLGGAALGHKEITVPPVAAVRPHTRLSGTVDEPIPLRLRCFERTGAGPRNGAGFPAVGRQRARVADDVAADIASLLESGTHIDDTPVGPGDVAVLVRTRSQIDVVRAALDRVGVASVLAGGASVFGTRSAVDWLWLLRALEQPHRADRVRLAACTPLLGLSAAEIDTGGADLVGRTSTQLREAARLFGRAGFAAVFEKLAAETELAPRLLAVAGGERQLTDLRHIAQLLDRVALRESLGLTALTRWLADRVRDPASGAVSDRSRRLDRDAAAVQIATVHASKGLEFPVVYLPFAWDNAKNPYPVTLLFHDGDERVLDVGGPDAPGYGERKRRSEAEESGEELRLLYVALTRAQCQVVAWWAPTYGTAFAPLHRMVMGRLPGSAEVPGKSEVPTDEAVREQLSAWAASAGPGLIGVEPVRRIPEVRPRWDRAEAGSGELAAAVFDRAVDADWRRTSYSALTAAAHDLHVVPGETPGGSDEPETPAVLEGSDTADTADGGAAPSLMNDLPYGADFGTLVHGVLETVDTDAPDLGAEVRARCAHAIDELMADIDPDALATALLAVLRTPIGDGCLADVAGRDRLNELDFELPLAGGDTPRAGRVGLRAVAGLLRRHLPAGDPFAGYADQLEALDDTVLRGYLTGSIDAVLRLPGPRFVVVDYKTNRLGTDELTVAHYTRDRMAAEMMRSHYPLQALLYAAALHRFLRWRLPGYAPERHLGGIGYLFVRGMIGPDTPPGCGVFDWDPPVALIEELSLLLAGEQR, via the coding sequence ATGCCGGAAGCTGTTGTGTCCGTGGACGACCCGGATATCGCAGCGGATTCGGTTCGCGCGTCCGGCGTCGGTTCGCACACTCCGGCGGCGGTCCTGCCGGAGGCGCAGGGGCACGCGCGGGCGGTCGGAAGCGAGGGTGACGCCGCACGATCCGGCGATGCGGGGGAGCGGTTCGAGCTGTGCGGGCCGTTGCCGGCCGGGACCACGGTGCTGGAGGCTAGTGCGGGAACCGGGAAGACCTACGCCATCGTCGGGCTGGCGGTGCGGTTCGTGGCCGAGGCGGGGGTCGATGTCTCGCAGTTGCTGCTGGTGACGTTCAGCCGGGCGGCGACGCAGGAGCTGCGGGAGCGGACGCGGGACAAGTTCGTCGCGGTGGCGGCGGCGCTGGCGGACCCGGCGGTGGCGCGCGACAGCGACGACGAGCTGATCCGGCATCTGGCGGCGGGCGATCCGGCGGAGGCCGGGCGCCGGCGGGCGCGGCTGCTGTCGGCGCTGTCGGATTTCGACTCCGGCACCATCGCCACCACGCACAGCTTCTGCCAGCGCATGCTCGACGAGCTGGGCCTGGCCGGCGAACGCGATCCGCGGGTGCGCCTGGTGGAGAACGTCGACGATCTGGTTGCCACCGTCGCCGACGACCTGTTCCTGGCCCGGTACGCGCGCGGCGGCCCGCCGTTCTCGGTGAAGGAGGCGCATCGGCTGGCCATCGCGGCGGTCAACGACCGGCACGCGCGGCTGGCGCCCGACGAGGAGATCGGTGACGACCCGGCCGCCGAGCGGGTCGCGTTCGCCGCGGCCGTGCGGGCGGAAACCGAACGGCGCAAACGCCTCTCGGGCATCCGCGACTTCGACGATCTGCTGGTGCTGCTGCACGACGTGCTCGCCGACCCGGCACACGGCGAGCGGGCCCGCCGCCGGATCCGGGAACGCTACCGGGTGGCGCTGGTGGACGAGTTCCAGGACACCGACCCGTTGCAGTGGGACATCCTGCGGCGGGTGTTCCACGGCCACACCACGCTCGTCCTGGTCGGCGATCCGAAGCAGGCCATCTACGCCTTCCGCGGCGCCGAGGTGCTGAGCTACCTGGACGCGGTGGCGCACGCGGACACCCGCCGCGAGCTGACCACGAATCGGCGCAGCGACGCCGGACTGCTGGGCGCGCTGGAACATGTGCTGGGCGGTGCGGCCCTGGGACACAAGGAGATCACGGTTCCGCCGGTGGCGGCGGTGCGTCCGCACACTCGGCTGTCCGGGACCGTCGACGAGCCGATTCCGTTGCGGCTGCGGTGTTTCGAGCGCACCGGTGCGGGACCGCGCAACGGCGCGGGCTTCCCGGCGGTCGGCCGTCAGCGGGCCCGGGTCGCCGACGACGTGGCCGCCGATATCGCGAGCCTGCTCGAATCGGGCACCCACATCGACGACACGCCGGTGGGCCCCGGCGATGTCGCCGTCCTGGTCCGCACCCGCTCGCAGATCGACGTGGTGCGCGCCGCCCTCGACCGGGTCGGCGTGGCGTCGGTGCTGGCCGGCGGCGCAAGCGTGTTCGGCACCCGCAGCGCTGTCGACTGGCTGTGGCTGCTGCGGGCGCTGGAGCAACCGCACCGCGCCGACCGGGTCCGGCTGGCGGCCTGCACGCCGTTGCTCGGGCTGTCGGCGGCCGAGATCGACACCGGCGGAGCGGATCTGGTCGGGCGGACCAGCACCCAGCTGCGCGAGGCCGCCCGGCTGTTCGGCCGCGCCGGATTCGCCGCGGTGTTCGAAAAGCTCGCGGCCGAAACGGAACTCGCGCCGCGGCTGCTCGCGGTGGCGGGCGGCGAACGACAGCTCACCGACCTGCGCCACATCGCGCAGCTGCTGGATCGGGTGGCGCTGCGGGAGTCGCTCGGCCTGACCGCCCTGACCCGGTGGCTGGCCGATCGGGTGCGAGATCCGGCGTCGGGCGCGGTATCCGACCGCAGCCGCCGGCTGGACCGCGACGCGGCGGCGGTCCAGATCGCCACGGTGCATGCCAGTAAGGGACTGGAGTTCCCGGTGGTGTACCTGCCGTTCGCGTGGGACAACGCGAAGAATCCGTATCCGGTGACGCTGCTGTTCCACGACGGCGACGAGCGGGTCCTCGACGTCGGCGGTCCGGACGCGCCCGGGTACGGCGAGCGCAAGCGCCGCAGCGAGGCCGAGGAGTCCGGGGAGGAACTGCGGCTGCTGTACGTCGCGCTGACCCGGGCGCAATGCCAGGTGGTGGCGTGGTGGGCGCCCACCTACGGCACGGCCTTCGCGCCCCTGCACCGGATGGTCATGGGCCGGTTGCCGGGCAGTGCCGAGGTGCCCGGCAAGAGCGAGGTGCCGACGGACGAGGCCGTGCGGGAACAGCTTTCGGCCTGGGCGGCGTCGGCGGGCCCGGGGCTGATCGGCGTGGAGCCGGTGCGGCGGATACCCGAGGTCCGGCCGCGGTGGGATCGCGCCGAGGCCGGGTCCGGCGAACTGGCGGCCGCCGTCTTCGATCGGGCGGTGGACGCCGACTGGCGGCGCACGTCGTACTCGGCGCTCACCGCGGCCGCGCACGACCTCCACGTGGTCCCCGGCGAAACGCCCGGGGGCTCCGACGAACCGGAGACACCGGCCGTCCTCGAGGGCAGCGACACCGCCGACACCGCCGACGGCGGCGCGGCGCCGTCGCTGATGAACGATCTGCCCTACGGTGCGGACTTCGGCACCCTGGTGCACGGCGTCCTGGAGACGGTGGACACCGACGCGCCCGATCTGGGCGCCGAGGTGCGCGCGCGCTGCGCCCACGCCATCGACGAGCTGATGGCGGATATCGATCCGGACGCGCTGGCGACGGCGCTGCTGGCGGTGCTGCGCACGCCGATCGGAGACGGTTGCCTCGCCGACGTCGCCGGCCGCGACCGGCTCAACGAACTGGATTTCGAACTGCCCCTCGCCGGCGGCGACACCCCCCGCGCCGGCCGGGTCGGCCTGCGCGCGGTGGCCGGGCTGCTGCGCCGCCACCTGCCCGCCGGCGACCCGTTCGCCGGATACGCCGACCAGCTCGAGGCGCTCGACGATACGGTGCTGCGAGGCTATCTCACCGGCAGTATCGACGCCGTCCTGCGCCTTCCGGGCCCGCGTTTCGTCGTCGTCGACTACAAGACCAACCGGCTGGGCACCGACGAACTCACCGTCGCCCACTACACCCGCGACCGGATGGCGGCCGAGATGATGCGCTCGCACTATCCGCTGCAGGCCCTGCTGTATGCCGCTGCCCTGCACCGCTTCCTGCGCTGGCGCCTGCCGGGCTATGCCCCCGAACGGCATCTGGGCGGCATCGGCTACCTGTTCGTGCGCGGCATGATCGGACCGGACACCCCGCCCGGCTGCGGCGTGTTCGACTGGGATCCGCCGGTCGCGCTGATCGAGGAGCTGTCGCTGCTGCTGGCCGGGGAGCAGCGATGA